ATGATCACTGTGTTCATGTGTGACGAAAATGCCGTCAATATGTTGCATGGAGCGATTGATCGATCCGAGCAAACCTTCAATTTTTTTACCGCTCATTCCGGCGTCTACGAGAAAAGCATGCTCATCTGTCTCTATATATAGCGAGTTGCCTGTACTGCCGCTCGCTAAAATGCTAAATCGCATGTGGAAAACTCCTATTCTATTTGTTCTTCTAACATCTCCGGCTGGAACTCGATGACTTTTCCTTCAATCGCGTTGATGAAGTAATGTTCAATCGTTCCGTCCTTCAATTTTACCTGAACGTTCCACGTTGGTGCAAATACTTGGGTCTCCGTCAATTGAACGAGTGTTGAATAACCTGATTTCACCTGCATTACCGTGGAATCAGGTTGGAGATAGCCGCGAGTAACAAGCGAAGTCACTGCATCGTCTTGCGACAGCAAGTCCTTTTTATGATTGAAGCTTAAAAACTCCTCAAGCATGCGCTGTTCATAATGCGTGACTTTCCCGTCGTCATCCCAATGGACAATTAGCATGGCGTTGGGACTGTAAAATATTGTTTCATTTTTTACACGCTGAAAGAATACAGCACGTTGATCTTCTTCATCCAGCTCCCATAGTACATACTCTTCGCCTTTGAGCACATATTTGCTCAAAAACTCGTCAAACTCCAGTTCACCTTCATCATTCTTGATACTTACTTTCTTTTTCATGCGGGACAGTAATCTGGACTTTTCATCCCAGCTGAATGACTGGTTGCTTAACTTATCAAGTTTTTCTTCTGAAAATGTCGCGATATGAGCAGATAAATAAGAAACCTCTTTTTTACTAAAAGGGATTGGATCATACGTAATATTTTCAAGCCGAAGCGTTTCTTCTACGGATGTTTTCCCGAGCACTTGCATATCTCCAACACCCATTTGCCTATCCAGATACAGCCAATACAAGAAGACGTTCAAGATCGAGAAGACGATGATGAAAATTGTTTTGGTTCTATTCCAATCCACTCGATCCACCTCCTTGCAAGTCACCCGGCATAAAGCGCAGCCAGTTATCTTTGATCAGATAATACCAGCATGGCTGTAAAATAATCAGTTTTTTCTCCACGTCATGAATCATGAAATAACCCGGTGTGATTTCCTCGATCAGCTCAAAGTCCAGCTCTTCTGATTCACGCAAAGCTTCCGCCACTTCCACTCCTGAAGGCAGCTCCTCTTTTACAGCCTCAATATTAACGTCCAATGAGTAGTACGGACGTATATACTTAAAGACCCGGTTATCCCCCCACGTCTCCGTAATTTCATTCGTGCCTGAATGTTCGCTGAAGACCGGCAAACCCTCGGCGTACAGCTGAAACTTTACGTAACGGGATATTGGATTCATATAGGCATAGCGGAATTCATCAGTCCAGCCGCCGTGTTCATTGACAAAATCAATTGTATTCAGCAGCAGTTCGGATGGAATCGCAATTTCCTGGCTTTCCACCGCGGGCATGACATAACTCAGCCTTTTGATCTCTGTATTGACATTCATAAAAGCATGGTCGTCCCCGTATTCCTCGTGGGTCGGATCCACCTGACTCCGCCGTACTGCGTTTGGATCACTGAACAGTGCATCGCGGAATCGAAGCGGATTAATTTCTTCCTGATAATACGTATTGCGTGTAACCTTTACAGGATTTTTTGGCACGGCCAGAAATGTTGCATTGCCCCGGTCGATTTCCGCATATTCCTCAAATGACTGGCCCACATCCACTACGTTGCGCAAGAAGCTCGTTTTATTCGGCAATGTCACTTGCGCCTGGTAATGCAGGCCGCTGATCTCACTTAGCATATGAATAACTGGTGCCTGCGTCGATCGGCTCCAGTCAATGACGAGCCGGTTAAATGTGGCCTCCGGTATACTCGTATCATCGACAAGCAGTACATTATCATAGACCAGCATAGGCACTTCGCCGGGAAAATAAAGTGTCATCTGGCTGGGCTGCCTCAGGACCCTCGCAATATCTGCTTTGTTCATATCCTGGCTTACCAGCTGCAAATTCGACAGATGCCATGTATTCATTTCAGCGAGAATGGTATCAATCTTTTCCGTATTTACAGAACCCAGCACCTGATCTTTTAAATGGGTAAGCAGTTTATATGGCTTAATAATTTCATCAATTGTCTTTTTCTTCGATATAGATATATCTACAGTTTGTGACTGCTCAAGCGGTTCGTAATTCGGCGAATAGTTCCAGATCGTAACCGTGAACAGGACGCTCAGCGAGACGAGCAACAACAGCACAATAGATTTAATTGTTTCGATGCGTTTCAATCCCACTCACCGTCCTCTTGTTGTTCAAAGGGCAGTTTAAAGAAAATGGTTGTGCCTTTCCCTTCTTCACTTTGTGCCCAAATATCTCCCTTGTGCGCTGCAATCATTTCCTTCGCGATTGCCAGGCCGAGGCCTGTTCCGCCGAGTGCTCGTGAACGCGCACGGTCTGCACGGTAAAAACGGTCAAAAATACGATTGACATTGGATTTCGGGATTCCCATTCCGTCATCTGAAATCATCACTTTAATATAATCACCCGAGACAGTCACGCCAAAACGGACTTCTCCGCCGTCTGGCGAATATTTCAGCGCATTGGAGATGATATTGTCGAGTACTTGCGTTAATTTGTCGGTATCAATTTCAACAAACAGACTGCTCGAATACAAGTTTCGTGTAAAACGGACATTTTGCGACTTGGAAAATTCAAAGCGCTCAATGACTGCATTAAAGAACCGGTTGAATTCCACCCATTCTTTGTTCAGTTCATATTCTTTGCTGTCCATTCGGGATAGTTTCAGCAGGTCATTGACCAGGCGAATCATCCGCTCTGTTTCATTTTGTGTAACACGCAGAAAGTTCGGGGCGATTTCTTCATTTTTATATGCCCCTTCAGCCAATGCTTCCAAGTAACTTCGCATTGTTGTCAGCGGTGTCCGTAATTCATGGGATACATTCGATACAAATTCCCGGCGTTCCATGTCAATCTTCTCCTGCTCCGTATTATCATGCAATACGACAATCAGACCGTTGACAAAGCCAGTTTCACGCTGCGTGACAGAAATGGTCGCCCGCAATATATATGATTGCTCTTCTGTACTGAAGTCCAGCGGTATTGACTCATTTAGTTGAATCAGCTCTTCAAACGTATACTCATCTTCAATTCCAAGGATACTGGCGATTGGACGGTTGATGACCAGATCATTTGTTACATTCAGCATTTGCAGGGCAGAATCGTTAATCAGGCTAATCCGACCTTTACGGTCAGTCGATATTACACCGTCTGTCATATTTTCAAGAACGGATGTCAGTTTCCGCCTTTCACTCTCTGTTGTAGATTGTGATTCCTGCAGCTGATTGGTCAAGTGGTTAAAGGCGATGGCCAGCTGACCCATCTCGTCCATTCCGTACACTTTAACTTTCCGTGTGAAATTCCCTTTTGCCATTGCCTGTGCCTGCCGCCGCATATCCGAAATAGGACGGGTAAATGCCCGGGCAATGAAGATTCCCACAATGATTGTAATGGTCAGTGAGACGGCCGCGGCTCCCGCCAATATTCGGTTGATCTCTTCGATTTGCTGAAAGACGGACTCGATATTGGCTTCCACGTATAAGGACCCTACAATTTCATTGCCATTAAAGATCGGTTTAGCGAGGGAGAGCACCCGGTTATGCGACTGCGGATCAATTTCCACGACGTCTTTTATCGTCTCTGATGTGATGGACTTACGCACATTGTCATTGGTCGAATGCTGCCCGACCCTCGTTTGATTTTCAAATGAAGACGATGCCAAAATACGGTATTTCGAGTTAATTACACGTATTTCAATAATATCATCTGAAGTGAACTCCGCCAGAACGTTTTTCAGGCTTTGTTCCAGTGTCGGATCATCGTCTTTACGCTTTTTTGTAATTTCTTCCCGAACGCTGAACTCGACCAGGTTCATCCGGTCTACAATCGAGTTCGTAAAGTTTTCTTTCAGTGTTTGTTCCAGTTCACGGGCAAAATACAGCCCGATAATCTGCATGGCTACAAGTATGAGAAGTACATAAATCAAAACAAACTTGACTTGAATTGACCGGAAAAACCCTACTTTCTGCATAGCGGCTTACTCCTGTTCCGGGTCGCGCAAGTAATAGCCTACACCGCGTCTGGTAACAATCCAGCTCGGATGGCTTGGTGTATCTTCAATTTTTTCGCGCAGGCGGCGAATCGTGACATCGACTGTCCGGACATCACCGAAATAATCATAGCCCCACACAGTCTGCAATAAATGCTCCCGTGTCATGACCTGGCCGATATGTTTTGCGAGATAATACAGCAGCTCGAATTCGCGATGCGTTAATTCAATCGTTTCTCCGCGCTTTTGGACAAAATACGCATCCGGCTGAATTACCAATTGACCCACGGTAATATCGTTTGTCTCTTCTTCCTGGTCTTCTGCCACAGTTTTTGCATGGCGCCGCAAGTTTGCCTTTACGCGTGCAATCAATTCTCTCGTTCCGAATGGCTTCGTGACATAATCGTCAGCTCCAAGCTCAAGCCCTAGCACTTTATCAATTTCCGAGTCTTTTGCGGTCAGCATAATAATAGGAAAATCATATTTTTTCCGCACCTCCCGGCATACTTCCATTCCGTCATGCTTCGGCAGCATGATGTCGAGCAGCATGAGGTCCGGCTGTATTTCTTCTACACGGTTAATGGCCTCTTCTCCGTCATATGCGCAGAAAACGTTAAATCCCTCTTTCTTTAAGTTGAATTCTATGATGTCTGCGATGGGTTTTTCATCGTCTACTACAAATATTGTTTTATTTTGCATGGTCAAATCCTTTCTCGCCATAAACGGCGACCGGTTTTTAGACGGTTTATTAAAATGAGAATCTTGCTTAAAAAATATAAACATAGGGTATTCTGCATGGAATAATTACATGATTTTCTATGGTTATAATCTTAGTGTCAAGCTGAAAATTATCTTTCCGTATCCTTTAACTCTATCACGATTAAGGCAAAATCGCACTTTTTTCAAGCGGCTTTGGCTTCGCAGACACTATGAAAAACAGCACATCCTTTTCTATGGCAATAGAGAAAGGACGTGCTGTATAGATTAGTACGACGGCGGCGATTCGTGCTGACTCCAGTCGATATTGAGGAATTTATTGTATTCCTTGGCGAAAGCCAGAGTTACCGTTCCTGTCGGGCCGTTACGCTGTTTCGCAATAATGATTTCAATCATGTTCTGCATTTCAGTTTCTTTATCATAGTAGTCTTCCCGGTAAAGGAAAGATACGATGTCGGCATCCTGCTCAATACTTCCTGATTCCCGTAAGTCAGACATCATCGGACGTTTATCCTGCCGCTGCTCGACTCCGCGGGATAGCTGGGATAGTGCGATGACCGGCACTTTCAGTTCACGTGCCAGCGCCTTCAATGAACGGGAGATTTCGGATACTTCCTGCTGGCGGTTATCGCTGCCGCGGCCGCTTCCCATAATCAGCTGAAGATAGTCAATCATGATCATGCCTAAGCCGTGCTCCTGCTGAAGGCGTCTGCATTTGGAACGGATTTCATTGATCCGGATACCCGGGCTGTCATCGATAAAGATGCCGGCATTTGATAAAGAGCCCATAGCCATTGTCAGCTTACGCCAATCATCGGCTTCAAGGTTCCCCGTACGAAGCACTTGCGCGTCAATATTGCCCTCTGCACACAGCATACGCATGACCAGCTGCTCCGCGCCCATCTCAAGACTGAAAATCGCAACATTTTCTTCTGTCTTCGTCGCCACGTTTTGCGCGACGTTCAGTGCAAATGCTGTCTTACCGACAGACGGACGGGCCGCCACGATGATTAAATCGTTGCGCTGAAAACCCGCCGTGATTTTATCCAAATCGCGGAAGCCCGTCGGAATACCAGTTACTTCACCCTTACGGGTATGCAGCAGCTCGATATTGTCATACGTCTCCACCAATACGTCTTTGATATGACGGAAGTCGCCGGCGTTTTTCCGGTTGGATACTTCCATCATTTTTTTCTCGGCCTCGCCAAGCAAAGCTTCTACTTCATCTTCCCTTGTATAGCCGTCTTCCACAATATCCGTTGCGACACGGATCAGTCTGCGAAGTAATGACTTTTCCTCTACGATATTCGCGTAATAGACGATGTTTGCAGCAGTAGGCACCGCATTCGCAAGCTCCGTAATATACGAAATACCGCCGACGTCTTCCAGCTCATTTTTCACTTTAAGCTCTTCAGCAATTGTGACGAGATCGACAGGCTGTCCTTTATCGCTCAAGATGAGCATAGTTTCAAAAATCTTTTTATGCGCAATCCGGTAAAAGTCTTCGGGCAATAAAATTTCAGATGCAGTAATCAATGCCTGCGGTTCTAAAAATATTGCCCCGATGACCGACTGCTCTGCTTCGTTGTTATGGGGAGGTGTGCGCTCGATCATCTGGTTCAAGCTAAATTATCTCCTTATCATTCTTCTGTAACATGCACTTTAAGCGTAGCTGTTACATCAGGGTGTAGTTTAATCGGCACATTCGTAAAACCGAGTGCGCGGATTGGTTCCGGTAATTCCATTTTGCGGCGGTCAACTTTGATTTTATGCTGTTTCTCTAAAGCTTGTCCGATTTGTTTTGATGTAATAGAACCGAACAGACGGCCATCTTCTCCGGATTTCGCATGCAGTTCAACTGTCAGCTTCTCCACTTGCTCTTTTACTTCTTTTGCTTCTGCCAGCTCTGCAGCCGCGTCTTTCTTCTGGCGGTTCTTTTGACCTTCCAGCTTGCTCAAGTTACCTGGAGTTGCTTCAATTGCTATATTGTTTTTCAGCAGAAAGTTCTGTGCATAGCCTGTTGAAACCTCTTTCACTTCACCTTTTTTCCCTTTTCCCTTAACATCCTTCAAGAAAATAACTTTCATCCTTCATTTCCCCTCTCCACATATTGGTCTATGGTACTCTTCAACATATCTACTGCTTCTTCTATAGTGTCTGCCGCTAATTGACAGGCTGAATTTGTTAAATGACCCCCGCCGCCCAAGTCTTCCATGATGACTTGCACGTTAAGTTCGCCTAATGAACGGGCACTGATGCCGATTTTTCCGTCATCCCGTTTTGCAACAACAAAGGATGCGGAAATACCTTGCATGGTCAGCAGGATATCTGCCGTCTGTGCAATCAGCACGGAACTGTGCACGACTTCATCCTGCCCTTTCGCTATTGCAATTTCACCGTTGCCTGCAAATTCCACAGTCTCAATCAGTTTGGATCGTTCAATATATGTCGCAATATCTTCTTTTAACAAACGCTGCACGAGTACCGTGTCCGCACCATTCGTCCGTAAATAAGAAGCGGCTTCGAACGTCCTCGCGCCTGTCCTTAGTGTAAAGCTTTTTGTATCCACCACAATCCCCGCAAGCATCGCAGTGGATTCAAGCATCGTCAGTTTTTCGTTCTTCGGCTGATACTCCAGTAATTCGGTAACAAGCTCCGCCGTGGATGACGCGTACGGTTCCATATAGACGAGCACTGTATTGCTGATGAACTCTTCTCCGCGGCGATGGTGGTCAATCAAAACGACCTTCTGCGCATTCTCAAGGACTTTTTCTTCGATCACCATGCTCGGTTTATGCGTATCGACAATAACAACCAGTGAACGCTCGGTCATCAGTTCCAATGCTTCTTCCGGCATGAGCATATGATCATACAACTCTTCATCTTTCTGCACTTCATCCATCAGACGGCTGACACTTGCATCGAGCTGATCAAAGTTGACGACCACATAGCCTTCCACACCGTTCATCCGTGCCATCTTCCGCACACCGATCGATGCGCCGATCGCATCCATGTCCGGCATTTTATGGCCCATAACAAATACACGGTCACTGTCCTGTATCAAATCACGCAATGCGTGTGAAATGACACGGGCACGCACACGGGTGCGTTTTTCGACAGGATTCGTCTTCCCGCCGTAAAACTTCAGCTTGCCGTCATGATGCTTGATCGCGACTTGGTCACCGCCGCGCCCGAGAACTAAGTCAAGACTCGACTG
The Sporosarcina sp. P33 genome window above contains:
- a CDS encoding two-component system regulatory protein YycI, with the translated sequence MDWNRTKTIFIIVFSILNVFLYWLYLDRQMGVGDMQVLGKTSVEETLRLENITYDPIPFSKKEVSYLSAHIATFSEEKLDKLSNQSFSWDEKSRLLSRMKKKVSIKNDEGELEFDEFLSKYVLKGEEYVLWELDEEDQRAVFFQRVKNETIFYSPNAMLIVHWDDDGKVTHYEQRMLEEFLSFNHKKDLLSQDDAVTSLVTRGYLQPDSTVMQVKSGYSTLVQLTETQVFAPTWNVQVKLKDGTIEHYFINAIEGKVIEFQPEMLEEQIE
- a CDS encoding YycH family regulatory protein; amino-acid sequence: MGLKRIETIKSIVLLLLVSLSVLFTVTIWNYSPNYEPLEQSQTVDISISKKKTIDEIIKPYKLLTHLKDQVLGSVNTEKIDTILAEMNTWHLSNLQLVSQDMNKADIARVLRQPSQMTLYFPGEVPMLVYDNVLLVDDTSIPEATFNRLVIDWSRSTQAPVIHMLSEISGLHYQAQVTLPNKTSFLRNVVDVGQSFEEYAEIDRGNATFLAVPKNPVKVTRNTYYQEEINPLRFRDALFSDPNAVRRSQVDPTHEEYGDDHAFMNVNTEIKRLSYVMPAVESQEIAIPSELLLNTIDFVNEHGGWTDEFRYAYMNPISRYVKFQLYAEGLPVFSEHSGTNEITETWGDNRVFKYIRPYYSLDVNIEAVKEELPSGVEVAEALRESEELDFELIEEITPGYFMIHDVEKKLIILQPCWYYLIKDNWLRFMPGDLQGGGSSGLE
- the walK gene encoding cell wall metabolism sensor histidine kinase WalK; translated protein: MQKVGFFRSIQVKFVLIYVLLILVAMQIIGLYFARELEQTLKENFTNSIVDRMNLVEFSVREEITKKRKDDDPTLEQSLKNVLAEFTSDDIIEIRVINSKYRILASSSFENQTRVGQHSTNDNVRKSITSETIKDVVEIDPQSHNRVLSLAKPIFNGNEIVGSLYVEANIESVFQQIEEINRILAGAAAVSLTITIIVGIFIARAFTRPISDMRRQAQAMAKGNFTRKVKVYGMDEMGQLAIAFNHLTNQLQESQSTTESERRKLTSVLENMTDGVISTDRKGRISLINDSALQMLNVTNDLVINRPIASILGIEDEYTFEELIQLNESIPLDFSTEEQSYILRATISVTQRETGFVNGLIVVLHDNTEQEKIDMERREFVSNVSHELRTPLTTMRSYLEALAEGAYKNEEIAPNFLRVTQNETERMIRLVNDLLKLSRMDSKEYELNKEWVEFNRFFNAVIERFEFSKSQNVRFTRNLYSSSLFVEIDTDKLTQVLDNIISNALKYSPDGGEVRFGVTVSGDYIKVMISDDGMGIPKSNVNRIFDRFYRADRARSRALGGTGLGLAIAKEMIAAHKGDIWAQSEEGKGTTIFFKLPFEQQEDGEWD
- the yycF gene encoding response regulator YycF; this translates as MQNKTIFVVDDEKPIADIIEFNLKKEGFNVFCAYDGEEAINRVEEIQPDLMLLDIMLPKHDGMEVCREVRKKYDFPIIMLTAKDSEIDKVLGLELGADDYVTKPFGTRELIARVKANLRRHAKTVAEDQEEETNDITVGQLVIQPDAYFVQKRGETIELTHREFELLYYLAKHIGQVMTREHLLQTVWGYDYFGDVRTVDVTIRRLREKIEDTPSHPSWIVTRRGVGYYLRDPEQE
- the dnaB gene encoding replicative DNA helicase, which translates into the protein MIERTPPHNNEAEQSVIGAIFLEPQALITASEILLPEDFYRIAHKKIFETMLILSDKGQPVDLVTIAEELKVKNELEDVGGISYITELANAVPTAANIVYYANIVEEKSLLRRLIRVATDIVEDGYTREDEVEALLGEAEKKMMEVSNRKNAGDFRHIKDVLVETYDNIELLHTRKGEVTGIPTGFRDLDKITAGFQRNDLIIVAARPSVGKTAFALNVAQNVATKTEENVAIFSLEMGAEQLVMRMLCAEGNIDAQVLRTGNLEADDWRKLTMAMGSLSNAGIFIDDSPGIRINEIRSKCRRLQQEHGLGMIMIDYLQLIMGSGRGSDNRQQEVSEISRSLKALARELKVPVIALSQLSRGVEQRQDKRPMMSDLRESGSIEQDADIVSFLYREDYYDKETEMQNMIEIIIAKQRNGPTGTVTLAFAKEYNKFLNIDWSQHESPPSY
- the rplI gene encoding 50S ribosomal protein L9, coding for MKVIFLKDVKGKGKKGEVKEVSTGYAQNFLLKNNIAIEATPGNLSKLEGQKNRQKKDAAAELAEAKEVKEQVEKLTVELHAKSGEDGRLFGSITSKQIGQALEKQHKIKVDRRKMELPEPIRALGFTNVPIKLHPDVTATLKVHVTEE
- a CDS encoding DHH family phosphoesterase, yielding MNLFYKKRAVRIPLTFVSLLGAVSTVLLMLNNFWIGLFFAVAYALALGIAWKVENESYLETEKYIETLSYRMKKVGEEALLELPIGIILLNDNDKQLVEWVNPFVSSIYPDKSWVGSSLYEINETFRQVTKEDNEQDVIILNDRSYRVYYKPEEKLLYLFDVTERVKMQSLYYADRTTIGILLVDNYDELSQTMDDQTRSHMNSLVTSLVNQWADEYGIFVKRISSERFLAVFNEGTLEKLEKTKFALLDTVRENTSKHSVPLTLSIGVGTGTTSLTELGELAQSSLDLVLGRGGDQVAIKHHDGKLKFYGGKTNPVEKRTRVRARVISHALRDLIQDSDRVFVMGHKMPDMDAIGASIGVRKMARMNGVEGYVVVNFDQLDASVSRLMDEVQKDEELYDHMLMPEEALELMTERSLVVIVDTHKPSMVIEEKVLENAQKVVLIDHHRRGEEFISNTVLVYMEPYASSTAELVTELLEYQPKNEKLTMLESTAMLAGIVVDTKSFTLRTGARTFEAASYLRTNGADTVLVQRLLKEDIATYIERSKLIETVEFAGNGEIAIAKGQDEVVHSSVLIAQTADILLTMQGISASFVVAKRDDGKIGISARSLGELNVQVIMEDLGGGGHLTNSACQLAADTIEEAVDMLKSTIDQYVERGNEG